A part of Chloroflexota bacterium genomic DNA contains:
- a CDS encoding LacI family transcriptional regulator, translating to MASSPKRSTSYDVARLAGVSRTTVSLVLNNAPNAHISPETRQRVLEAAHKLHYYPHASARRLAQGRTATVALVWHRGPDADYRDAFLPALLQGITRALRQHGYHLIFRPLEPDEPDDAFLELAQGRHADGLILSGPRADSPYLEALHQQGFPLVLHGQLPDSDIPWVDVDNRQGARQATEHLLSLGHRRIGMITNAPLDYVASRQRLEGYRQALAEAGVTPDEAWVQWGNFDEESGYRAMQKLLACLPRPTAVFVASDMVALGALKAVWDAGLRVPQDVAIVGFDDLTTTRFTIPPLTTVRVPAFRLGQEAGNLLIEIITRGKAFQPHILLQTSLIVRASCGAAITPKGGESAQ from the coding sequence ATGGCTTCTTCCCCCAAACGTTCCACTTCTTACGACGTGGCTCGCCTCGCGGGCGTCTCGCGCACCACGGTTTCCCTGGTGCTCAATAACGCGCCGAATGCCCACATCAGCCCCGAAACCCGCCAGCGGGTCCTCGAGGCTGCCCACAAATTGCACTACTACCCCCACGCCTCAGCGCGACGCCTGGCTCAGGGCAGAACGGCTACCGTCGCGCTGGTGTGGCATCGCGGCCCCGATGCCGACTATCGTGACGCCTTTCTGCCAGCCTTGCTTCAAGGCATCACCCGCGCTCTGCGGCAACATGGCTATCATCTCATCTTCCGCCCGCTGGAGCCCGATGAGCCCGACGATGCCTTCCTGGAACTTGCCCAGGGGCGCCATGCTGATGGGCTGATCCTCTCTGGGCCGCGGGCTGATTCCCCTTATCTGGAAGCCCTTCACCAGCAAGGCTTTCCCCTGGTGCTGCACGGCCAGTTGCCCGATAGCGACATTCCCTGGGTAGACGTGGATAACCGCCAGGGCGCTCGCCAGGCCACAGAGCATCTTCTGAGTCTGGGGCATCGGCGCATTGGCATGATTACCAACGCCCCCCTCGATTATGTCGCCAGCCGCCAGCGGTTGGAAGGCTATCGCCAGGCGCTGGCAGAAGCGGGGGTGACGCCTGACGAAGCCTGGGTGCAGTGGGGGAACTTCGATGAGGAAAGCGGCTATCGCGCAATGCAGAAACTCCTGGCGTGCTTGCCCCGTCCCACGGCCGTCTTCGTTGCCAGCGACATGGTGGCCTTAGGTGCCTTGAAGGCCGTGTGGGATGCCGGCCTACGCGTGCCCCAGGATGTCGCCATTGTGGGCTTCGACGACCTGACGACGACCCGCTTTACCATTCCACCACTGACTACTGTTCGGGTGCCGGCTTTTCGTTTGGGGCAAGAAGCGGGCAACCTGCTGATTGAAATCATTACTCGCGGCAAAGCGTTCCAACCTCATATCTTACTTCAAACTTCACTCATCGTGCGCGCCTCGTGTGGCGCGGCCATAACCCCAAAAGGAGGTGAGTCGGCCCAATAG
- a CDS encoding response regulator codes for MSQVLIIDDNPAFRNQLADLLRRAGAARVHTAADIPQALARMAGCAYDLAVVDVLLPGTNGLEGGRLLRERCPGLRIVLVSAYPQFAAAAAAVGAEAFYAKDDLDLAAVRGWLREER; via the coding sequence ATGTCTCAGGTGCTCATCATCGACGACAACCCTGCCTTTCGCAATCAACTGGCTGACCTGTTGCGCCGGGCCGGTGCGGCGCGGGTGCACACCGCCGCCGACATTCCCCAGGCCTTAGCGCGGATGGCTGGCTGCGCTTACGACCTGGCCGTGGTGGATGTTCTGCTGCCCGGCACCAACGGCCTGGAAGGCGGGCGCCTGCTGCGGGAACGCTGCCCCGGCCTGCGGATCGTGCTGGTGAGCGCCTACCCGCAATTCGCGGCCGCAGCGGCTGCGGTCGGGGCCGAAGCCTTCTACGCCAAAGATGACCTGGACCTGGCGGCCGTGCGCGGCTGGCTGCGAGAGGAGAGGTGA
- a CDS encoding response regulator transcription factor, translating into MNKSPRVRAVLVDDHPVVLAGLKSVLERATEVEVVAAGTTGAEALRLVSDHRPEVLVLDLHLPDMNGLEVLRRLRHLGYPVAVLVLTAARDETLMLTLLREGAQGYVLKDEALEVLPHAVRAVARGETWLSPSVATQVVRRLRAEAAAPSSPSSSGPVPPLTRREAEVLRLLAQGLDNAAIAARLVITKRTVQNHISAIYAKLGVRSRTEAMRLAIERGWVSLGES; encoded by the coding sequence ATGAACAAATCTCCTCGAGTGCGGGCCGTGCTGGTGGACGACCACCCCGTGGTGCTGGCCGGTCTGAAGAGCGTGCTGGAAAGGGCCACCGAGGTGGAAGTAGTAGCCGCGGGAACCACCGGGGCCGAGGCCCTGCGCTTGGTGTCCGACCACCGGCCCGAGGTGCTGGTGCTCGACCTGCATTTGCCCGACATGAACGGCCTGGAAGTGCTCCGGCGATTGCGCCATCTGGGCTACCCCGTGGCCGTGCTGGTGCTCACCGCGGCGCGCGACGAAACGCTGATGCTCACCCTGCTGCGCGAAGGTGCCCAGGGCTATGTGCTCAAAGACGAGGCCCTGGAAGTGCTGCCCCACGCGGTGCGCGCCGTAGCCCGGGGGGAAACCTGGCTCAGTCCCTCGGTCGCCACCCAGGTGGTGCGCCGCCTGCGCGCCGAGGCCGCGGCCCCATCCTCGCCGTCGTCCTCCGGGCCCGTGCCGCCGCTGACCCGGCGCGAGGCTGAGGTGCTGCGCCTGCTGGCCCAGGGGCTGGACAACGCCGCCATCGCCGCGCGGCTGGTCATCACCAAACGCACCGTGCAGAACCACATCAGCGCCATCTACGCCAAACTGGGGGTGCGTTCCCGCACCGAGGCCATGCGCCTGGCCATCGAGCGGGGCTGGGTCAGCCTGGGGGAATCCTGA
- a CDS encoding PadR family transcriptional regulator, translating to MLKYALLGLLDEAPRHGYDLKQAFEAMLGHTWSVNIGQIYSTLARLERDGLVTCHEVPQELLPNRKVCSLTEQGRAALARWLAEPARPSARLRVDFYLKLLLARRSGAADLQTLIWQQRQTLLQAMADLTPLLTDPDEERRLLAEGLQLHLEADLKWLERCEEELLRE from the coding sequence ATGCTTAAATACGCCCTTTTAGGATTACTGGACGAAGCGCCGCGCCACGGATATGACCTCAAGCAGGCCTTCGAGGCCATGTTAGGCCATACCTGGTCGGTCAACATTGGCCAGATTTACAGCACGTTAGCCCGCTTAGAGCGCGATGGCCTGGTAACCTGCCACGAGGTGCCACAGGAACTGCTGCCCAACCGCAAGGTATGCTCGCTCACCGAGCAGGGGCGCGCCGCCCTCGCCCGCTGGCTGGCTGAACCCGCGCGGCCTTCCGCCCGCCTGCGGGTGGATTTTTACCTCAAACTACTCCTCGCCCGCCGCTCCGGCGCGGCTGATCTGCAAACCCTCATTTGGCAGCAGCGCCAAACCCTCCTGCAGGCCATGGCCGACCTCACCCCCTTGCTCACCGACCCCGACGAGGAGCGCCGCCTCCTGGCCGAGGGCTTACAGTTGCACTTGGAGGCTGATTTGAAATGGTTGGAACGATGTGAGGAAGAGTTGTTGAGGGAGTGA
- a CDS encoding ABC transporter ATP-binding protein, with protein MPVLEAHNLQKTYRNDGVAVPALRGVDLSVEPGEFVAVMGPSGCGKSTLLHLLAGLDIPTGGEVVLDGHRLNDLNESQRAILRRRTVGFVFQAYNLIPNLTVADNVDLPGLLAGRPAAEVAHRRDELLAALGLADKADAFPSQLSGGQQQRAAIARALINTPTVLLADEPTGNLDSRSGNEVLALFRRFNTEGQTILLVTHDPKVASFARRVIFMRDGRFVSEMHTAGGGDPAQVIAKLVEVER; from the coding sequence ATGCCGGTACTGGAAGCCCATAACCTGCAAAAGACCTACCGCAACGACGGCGTTGCCGTGCCCGCGCTGCGCGGCGTCGACCTGAGCGTGGAACCCGGTGAATTCGTGGCCGTGATGGGGCCTTCGGGCTGCGGCAAGTCCACCCTGCTGCACCTGCTGGCCGGGCTGGACATCCCCACCGGGGGCGAGGTGGTGCTGGACGGCCATCGGCTGAACGACTTGAACGAATCGCAGCGGGCTATCTTGCGCCGCCGCACCGTGGGGTTCGTGTTCCAGGCCTACAACCTGATCCCCAACCTCACCGTGGCCGACAACGTGGACTTGCCCGGCCTGCTGGCGGGGCGCCCGGCCGCTGAGGTGGCCCACAGGCGGGACGAGTTGCTGGCGGCCTTGGGCCTGGCCGACAAGGCGGACGCCTTCCCCAGCCAACTCTCCGGCGGGCAGCAGCAGCGGGCGGCTATCGCCCGCGCGCTCATCAACACTCCCACCGTCCTCTTAGCCGATGAGCCCACGGGCAACCTGGACTCCCGCAGCGGCAACGAGGTGCTCGCGCTCTTCCGCCGCTTCAACACCGAAGGCCAGACCATCTTGCTGGTGACCCACGACCCCAAAGTCGCCAGTTTCGCCCGACGGGTGATTTTCATGCGCGACGGCCGCTTCGTCTCCGAAATGCACACCGCGGGCGGCGGCGACCCCGCGCAGGTCATCGCCAAACTGGTGGAGGTGGAACGATGA
- a CDS encoding ABC transporter permease translates to MKAVWRAIRANLRSRKGQHLLVFLTLAAAALLLVVAVFGYFSGYRIYDRLMASTNGAHIWLSVDGKTVSAEEVRRAVHANPEVTAATEPMATFRATVEAANGKKAGVLLRDLNPNRKIARLLWVKGRAPKPASAEIALDNNLARALGVHVGDTVKVWLGKTPNTFTVSGTFITSEFCDYPNCKPARAYTGEGTLAAAMKAHGVRPDSWDVGLQIRQPERAEAVLEALRHAFPADATVEGYTWLLIRRLAGFGQQMQSVFVLAFAVMALVVAGFLIANAVAGALRSQTRQIGLLRAVGFTNGQLSLMYLGEYLLIALSAAAVGMAAGIPISRGVFAQLAETYAVGTPLPPLGALLAVLAAILALVGLAAAFPLRRIARLDTVTAIRQGMEPPRRRPVRLPRLPFPIAYGLTSLFATPTRTALTSLGLAVGALAIAVALSLGATVAEFTRDPMGMGIVPNADLAIWAENGISSSKVIAAVEGRDDVLAYACQAMTGVRLKGGKRDLYPRLICGDWDLFANMLLEGRLPQAEDEAVAAYTIFHQHGWHLGDKVVIVAKGQEHTFRIVGVYRDINNLGQMFLLPLRAFPQEAPNLIYIKLKPNADPNAVLADLKSQFGERLDGEVLQNIFKNDDSGRDIGKILKTTVIVLSVLLGLLTAVGVLSSLSLSVAEERRTVGILKALGMTRGQVLLTLLSAAAAMAVVGYGVGAPLGVAAAKALFDALARMTGLGPIPVPADAVGLALLLPGMVAVAALGAYLPARRASRLPVVEVLREE, encoded by the coding sequence ATGAAAGCCGTATGGCGTGCCATCCGCGCCAATTTGCGCTCGCGCAAAGGCCAGCACCTGCTGGTTTTCCTCACCTTAGCCGCGGCGGCCTTGCTGCTGGTGGTGGCCGTGTTCGGCTACTTTTCCGGCTATCGGATCTACGACCGCCTGATGGCCTCCACCAACGGCGCGCACATCTGGCTCAGCGTTGATGGCAAGACGGTCTCGGCGGAGGAAGTGCGCCGCGCCGTCCACGCCAACCCCGAAGTCACCGCCGCCACCGAGCCGATGGCAACCTTCCGCGCCACGGTGGAGGCGGCAAACGGCAAAAAAGCCGGGGTGTTGCTGCGCGACCTGAACCCCAACCGCAAAATCGCCCGCCTGCTGTGGGTGAAAGGCCGCGCGCCCAAGCCTGCTTCCGCCGAAATCGCGCTGGATAACAACCTCGCCCGCGCCTTGGGCGTGCATGTGGGCGACACGGTGAAAGTGTGGCTTGGCAAAACGCCCAACACTTTCACCGTGAGCGGCACCTTCATCACCTCAGAATTCTGCGATTATCCCAACTGCAAGCCCGCCCGCGCTTACACGGGGGAAGGGACGTTGGCCGCGGCCATGAAGGCGCACGGGGTGAGGCCTGACTCGTGGGATGTAGGCCTGCAAATTCGCCAGCCTGAGCGCGCGGAGGCGGTTTTGGAAGCCCTGCGCCACGCCTTCCCTGCAGACGCAACGGTGGAAGGCTACACCTGGCTCCTGATACGCCGCTTGGCGGGCTTTGGGCAACAAATGCAGTCGGTGTTTGTGCTGGCCTTTGCCGTGATGGCCCTCGTGGTGGCCGGTTTTCTGATTGCCAACGCGGTGGCCGGCGCGCTCCGCTCGCAGACCCGGCAGATCGGCCTGCTACGGGCGGTGGGCTTCACCAACGGGCAACTGTCGCTGATGTACTTGGGCGAATATCTGCTCATTGCGCTGAGCGCGGCGGCCGTGGGCATGGCTGCGGGCATCCCCATTTCCCGCGGGGTGTTTGCCCAACTGGCCGAGACCTACGCGGTGGGCACGCCTTTGCCGCCGCTGGGAGCGCTTTTGGCCGTGCTGGCCGCGATTTTGGCGCTGGTGGGGCTGGCCGCGGCCTTCCCCCTGCGGCGCATCGCCCGCTTGGACACGGTGACCGCCATCCGCCAAGGCATGGAGCCGCCGCGCCGCCGTCCGGTGCGCCTGCCCCGCCTGCCTTTCCCCATTGCCTATGGCCTGACCAGCCTGTTCGCGACGCCCACCCGCACCGCGCTCACCTCGTTGGGGCTGGCCGTGGGCGCGCTGGCCATCGCGGTAGCCCTTTCCCTCGGCGCAACCGTTGCCGAGTTCACCCGCGACCCTATGGGGATGGGCATCGTCCCCAACGCCGACCTCGCGATCTGGGCGGAGAATGGCATTTCGTCCAGCAAGGTGATCGCGGCAGTGGAAGGGCGCGACGATGTGCTGGCATACGCGTGTCAGGCCATGACCGGCGTGCGGTTGAAGGGCGGGAAGCGCGACCTCTACCCCCGATTAATTTGCGGCGATTGGGACCTGTTTGCCAACATGCTGCTGGAAGGGCGGCTGCCGCAGGCAGAAGACGAAGCCGTAGCGGCCTACACCATCTTCCATCAGCACGGCTGGCATTTGGGCGACAAGGTGGTCATCGTGGCAAAGGGGCAGGAACACACCTTCCGCATTGTGGGCGTTTACCGCGATATAAACAACCTCGGGCAGATGTTCCTGCTTCCACTGCGTGCTTTCCCGCAAGAGGCGCCCAACCTGATTTACATCAAACTCAAACCCAACGCTGACCCCAATGCGGTGCTGGCCGACCTCAAAAGCCAATTCGGCGAAAGGCTTGACGGCGAAGTGTTGCAAAACATTTTCAAAAATGACGACTCGGGAAGAGATATCGGGAAAATCTTGAAGACCACGGTGATCGTGCTTTCGGTGTTGCTGGGGCTGCTGACCGCGGTGGGGGTGCTGAGCAGTTTGAGCCTGAGCGTGGCCGAAGAGCGGCGCACGGTGGGCATTTTGAAAGCGTTAGGCATGACGCGAGGGCAGGTGCTGCTGACGCTGCTCAGTGCGGCGGCCGCGATGGCGGTGGTTGGCTACGGGGTGGGCGCGCCCCTGGGCGTGGCAGCGGCCAAAGCGCTGTTCGACGCGCTGGCGCGAATGACGGGGCTGGGGCCCATCCCTGTGCCTGCCGACGCGGTGGGGCTGGCATTGCTGCTGCCGGGCATGGTGGCGGTGGCCGCGCTAGGGGCCTACCTGCCCGCGCGGCGGGCTTCCCGCCTGCCGGTGGTTGAAGTGCTGCGGGAGGAGTAA
- the arcC gene encoding carbamate kinase, producing MSTERKVAVVAVGGNALIKDKQHKTIPDQYAAAKETMHHITEMIASGWDVVITHGNGPQVGFILRRAELAAHELHTVPLDSCGADTQGAIGYMFQKALHNEFKRRGMSNQAATVVTQVLVDKDDPAFEHPSKPIGSFMDEETAKQRMAQGWHVMEDAGRGWRRVVPSPNPKKIIELDAIRTLVENKFTVVAVGGGGIPVVENEKGELEGVEAVIDKDFASALLAISMKVDLFLISTAVEKVALNFGKPNQQWLDKMTVAEAEKYLAEGHFKPGSMKPKIEAILRYLKAVPNGKALITDPEHIPAALRGETGTWIVP from the coding sequence ATGAGCACCGAGCGTAAAGTTGCCGTTGTTGCCGTTGGCGGCAATGCTCTCATCAAAGACAAGCAGCACAAGACCATCCCCGACCAGTATGCTGCGGCCAAAGAGACCATGCACCACATCACCGAGATGATTGCCAGCGGCTGGGACGTGGTCATCACGCACGGCAACGGGCCGCAGGTGGGCTTCATTTTGCGGCGCGCCGAACTGGCCGCCCACGAACTGCATACCGTGCCGCTGGATTCCTGCGGTGCCGACACCCAGGGCGCGATCGGCTACATGTTCCAGAAGGCGCTGCACAACGAATTCAAGCGCCGCGGCATGAGCAACCAGGCTGCTACCGTGGTCACCCAGGTGCTGGTGGACAAGGACGACCCGGCTTTCGAGCACCCCAGCAAGCCCATCGGCTCGTTCATGGACGAGGAAACCGCCAAACAGCGCATGGCGCAGGGCTGGCACGTGATGGAAGACGCCGGCCGCGGCTGGCGGCGGGTGGTGCCTTCCCCCAACCCCAAGAAAATCATCGAACTGGATGCCATCCGCACCTTAGTGGAAAACAAGTTCACCGTGGTTGCCGTGGGCGGCGGCGGCATTCCGGTCGTCGAGAACGAAAAGGGCGAACTGGAAGGCGTGGAAGCGGTCATCGACAAGGACTTTGCCTCGGCGCTGCTGGCAATTTCCATGAAGGTGGACCTGTTCCTGATTTCCACCGCCGTGGAAAAAGTGGCGCTCAACTTTGGCAAGCCCAACCAGCAGTGGCTGGACAAGATGACCGTGGCCGAGGCCGAAAAGTACCTGGCCGAGGGCCATTTCAAGCCCGGCAGCATGAAGCCGAAAATCGAGGCCATTTTGCGCTACCTGAAGGCCGTACCCAACGGCAAGGCGCTGATTACCGACCCCGAACACATCCCCGCGGCGTTGCGTGGCGAGACCGGCACCTGGATTGTGCCCTGA
- a CDS encoding ornithine carbamoyltransferase — MQTDLRGRDLIGDLDFSKEEVETVLEVAWDLKRKRALGEPHAYLRDKVLAMLFFFPSTRTRGSFEAGIDQLGGHAAFIESRTTQISHGDTERELGEIFGRYFDGIAIRHVTWGVGNRYINHVAEASRVPVFNMQCEIYHPFQILADLMTMMEKKGRDLRRKKLVVSWAYASSYLKPISVPQSLILQMTRFGMDVTLAHPPEFGLMPDIVEQAKAQAAKYGSSFEVISDPNGMEEAMKDADVVYAKSWGPLMTTTDPDEGKRIQDQYKHWIMDARKMALAKDDAIYMHPLPADRDIEVTSEVLDGPHSVVFDEAENRLHVQKAVMALTMR, encoded by the coding sequence ATGCAAACCGATCTGCGCGGTCGCGACCTGATTGGCGACCTGGACTTCAGCAAAGAGGAAGTGGAAACCGTTCTCGAGGTGGCCTGGGACCTGAAGCGCAAGCGCGCTTTGGGCGAACCCCATGCTTACCTGCGCGACAAGGTGCTGGCGATGTTGTTCTTCTTCCCCAGCACCCGCACCCGTGGCTCTTTCGAGGCTGGCATTGACCAGTTGGGCGGCCATGCGGCCTTCATTGAAAGCCGTACCACCCAGATTTCCCACGGCGACACCGAGCGCGAACTCGGCGAGATCTTTGGCCGCTACTTCGACGGCATCGCCATCCGCCATGTGACCTGGGGCGTGGGCAACCGCTACATCAACCATGTTGCCGAGGCTTCCCGCGTGCCGGTGTTCAACATGCAGTGCGAAATCTATCACCCCTTCCAGATCTTGGCCGACCTGATGACCATGATGGAAAAGAAGGGGCGTGACCTGCGGCGCAAGAAACTGGTGGTTTCCTGGGCTTACGCCTCGTCGTACCTCAAGCCGATTTCCGTGCCGCAATCGCTGATTTTGCAGATGACCCGCTTCGGCATGGATGTGACCCTGGCGCACCCGCCGGAATTTGGCCTGATGCCCGACATCGTCGAGCAGGCCAAGGCGCAGGCGGCCAAGTACGGCTCGTCGTTTGAGGTGATTTCCGACCCCAACGGCATGGAAGAGGCGATGAAAGACGCCGACGTGGTGTATGCCAAATCGTGGGGCCCGCTGATGACCACCACCGACCCCGACGAAGGCAAGCGCATTCAGGATCAGTACAAGCACTGGATTATGGATGCGCGGAAGATGGCGCTGGCGAAAGACGACGCCATTTACATGCACCCCTTGCCCGCCGACCGTGACATTGAGGTCACCAGCGAGGTGCTGGATGGCCCGCACTCGGTGGTCTTCGACGAGGCCGAAAACCGCCTGCACGTCCAGAAGGCCGTGATGGCGCTGACCATGCGATAG
- the pyrB gene encoding aspartate carbamoyltransferase: MRSFLGRDILSLKDFERSEFFRTFEVAEQLEPIARNRKNVDLLKDKTLVTAFYQPSTRTRLAHEAAMLRLGGKVTGFADPKMTRAGDFYRESIKDTVRMLEYYGDVIVMRHFQQGAPAEAAKWASIPIINGGDGWGEHPTQILTDLYTVYREKGRIDGLTWVAVGDMRMRTMHSLAYALTKFDCPITFIAPPEMSLTDEFKAEIKEMGLNFKEAEHIEQVIHEADVILVEPVVQPDYTKPRDERTGDVGLTPPNYKITKELLETKAKPDAILLHSFPRMDEIPTDVDGTRWARYWQEAFNGVVMRMALLALVLGAME, translated from the coding sequence ATGCGCAGTTTCCTCGGCCGTGACATCCTTTCTTTGAAAGACTTCGAGCGGAGCGAGTTCTTCCGCACGTTCGAGGTCGCCGAACAGTTGGAGCCGATTGCTCGCAATCGCAAGAATGTGGATCTGCTCAAAGACAAGACACTGGTCACCGCTTTCTATCAGCCCTCCACCCGCACCCGCCTGGCGCACGAAGCCGCGATGCTGCGCCTGGGCGGCAAGGTCACCGGCTTTGCCGACCCCAAGATGACTCGCGCCGGCGACTTCTACCGCGAGTCTATCAAAGACACTGTCCGCATGCTGGAATACTACGGCGACGTCATCGTGATGCGCCACTTCCAGCAGGGCGCACCCGCCGAAGCCGCCAAGTGGGCTTCCATTCCGATTATCAACGGCGGCGACGGCTGGGGCGAACACCCCACCCAGATCCTGACCGACCTCTACACCGTTTACCGCGAAAAAGGCCGCATCGATGGCCTCACCTGGGTGGCCGTAGGCGATATGCGCATGCGCACCATGCACTCCCTCGCCTATGCCCTCACCAAGTTCGACTGCCCCATCACTTTCATCGCCCCGCCCGAAATGAGCCTCACCGACGAGTTCAAGGCCGAAATCAAGGAAATGGGGCTCAACTTCAAGGAAGCCGAACACATCGAGCAGGTGATTCACGAGGCCGATGTGATTCTGGTCGAGCCCGTGGTGCAGCCCGACTACACCAAGCCGCGCGACGAGCGCACCGGCGATGTGGGCCTGACACCGCCCAACTACAAAATCACCAAAGAACTGCTGGAAACCAAAGCCAAGCCCGACGCCATCTTGCTGCACTCCTTCCCGCGGATGGATGAAATCCCCACCGATGTGGATGGCACCCGCTGGGCTCGCTACTGGCAGGAAGCCTTCAACGGCGTGGTGATGCGCATGGCATTGCTGGCATTGGTGCTCGGGGCGATGGAATAA
- a CDS encoding ribokinase has translation MKNGRIAPGHPPPRGLSIVYNSSVHTPNYLAIGHISRDLTPEGPRLGGSVAYAARTAQAFGLQSAIVTACGPDTSLSGALEGIAVHCVPSNATTTFVLESTPQGRRLALQAQAAPLKWESIPAAWQRAPLVHLAPVAAELPPGLAARFAGRFVGVTPQGWLRAWGDDGIIRPTAWPEAKTVLAQATAAVLSLEDLGGDESRIPPLAEMVPVLVVTRGAAGATLHWQGQAHTIPAPPARPTDTTGAGDIFAAAFFIRLYHTRDPLAAARFASQVAALSVQRPGLAAPPTPDEIRALL, from the coding sequence ATAAAAAATGGGAGGATTGCGCCAGGCCACCCACCCCCACGTGGCCTTTCCATCGTGTATAATTCCTCTGTGCACACCCCCAATTACCTCGCCATCGGGCACATCAGCCGCGACCTGACGCCGGAAGGCCCTCGCTTAGGCGGCAGTGTGGCCTACGCCGCCCGCACAGCCCAGGCTTTCGGGTTGCAGTCCGCCATCGTCACGGCCTGCGGCCCCGACACCTCCCTCAGCGGTGCCCTGGAAGGCATCGCCGTCCACTGCGTGCCCTCAAACGCCACCACCACCTTTGTGCTGGAAAGCACACCGCAAGGGCGGCGACTGGCGCTCCAGGCACAGGCAGCGCCACTGAAGTGGGAAAGCATCCCTGCGGCGTGGCAGCGTGCCCCGCTGGTGCATCTGGCCCCGGTGGCCGCCGAGTTGCCCCCAGGGCTGGCCGCCCGCTTCGCCGGCCGCTTCGTGGGCGTCACCCCCCAGGGCTGGCTGCGCGCCTGGGGAGATGACGGTATCATCCGCCCCACGGCATGGCCCGAAGCCAAAACCGTACTCGCCCAAGCCACCGCTGCCGTCCTCAGCCTGGAAGACCTGGGCGGTGACGAAAGCCGCATTCCCCCTTTGGCCGAGATGGTGCCGGTGCTGGTGGTCACGCGGGGGGCGGCTGGCGCCACCCTCCACTGGCAGGGCCAAGCCCACACCATCCCGGCCCCACCCGCGCGCCCCACCGACACCACCGGCGCGGGCGACATCTTCGCTGCGGCCTTCTTCATCCGTCTGTACCACACCCGCGACCCGCTGGCCGCGGCTCGCTTTGCCAGCCAGGTGGCCGCCCTCTCGGTGCAGCGCCCTGGCCTTGCCGCCCCCCCTACCCCCGATGAAATCCGCGCCCTGCTGTAA
- a CDS encoding ParA family protein — protein sequence MSRIYTLVNQKGGVGKTTTAINLGAYLAYYGQRVLLVDLDPQGNATSSLGVDKYRLRGGTYEVLLGASPAAPLVLHNPRLKMSLLPASPALAGAEVELVNELGRETRLRRALEPIADRYDYILIDCPPSLGLLTINGLVAAQDGVIIPVQCEYLALEGLGLLTQTLDKVRSALFPELAVRGVVLTMYDGRTNLAGDVVAEVQKHFPDKVFHAIIPRSVRLAEAPSYGVPVSAYAPQSRGARAYAALARELLEGDGLTVPTLAEPTADSRAADAFRGE from the coding sequence ATGTCTCGTATTTACACCCTTGTCAACCAAAAAGGCGGCGTCGGCAAGACCACCACCGCCATCAACCTCGGCGCCTACCTGGCCTACTACGGCCAGCGGGTGCTGCTGGTGGATCTGGACCCGCAAGGCAATGCCACCTCCAGCCTGGGAGTGGACAAATACCGCCTGCGCGGCGGCACCTACGAAGTGCTGCTGGGCGCCTCCCCGGCCGCGCCGCTTGTGCTGCACAACCCGCGCCTCAAAATGTCGCTGCTGCCCGCCTCGCCCGCCCTGGCAGGCGCCGAGGTGGAACTGGTCAACGAACTGGGGCGGGAAACCCGCCTGCGCCGGGCGCTGGAGCCCATTGCCGACCGCTACGATTACATCCTCATCGACTGCCCGCCTTCCCTCGGGCTGTTGACCATCAACGGGCTGGTCGCCGCGCAAGATGGCGTCATCATTCCGGTGCAGTGTGAGTACCTGGCGCTGGAAGGGCTGGGGCTGCTGACGCAAACCTTAGACAAGGTGCGCTCGGCGCTCTTCCCCGAACTGGCGGTGCGGGGCGTGGTGCTGACGATGTACGACGGGCGCACCAACCTTGCAGGCGATGTCGTGGCCGAAGTGCAAAAACACTTCCCCGACAAGGTCTTTCACGCCATCATCCCCCGCAGCGTGCGGCTGGCCGAAGCGCCATCCTACGGCGTGCCGGTTTCGGCCTATGCGCCCCAATCGCGGGGGGCACGCGCCTATGCCGCCTTAGCACGGGAACTTCTGGAAGGCGACGGGCTGACCGTACCCACTTTAGCCGAACCCACGGCCGATAGCCGCGCCGCCGATGCCTTCCGCGGGGAGTAA